In a genomic window of Punica granatum isolate Tunisia-2019 chromosome 6, ASM765513v2, whole genome shotgun sequence:
- the LOC116211932 gene encoding vegetative cell wall protein gp1-like, with amino-acid sequence MAAINKKKLGSLTILCLFIALNSDLFFSQSVAESHHLFLDYIHPTRPTSGSDHPATKNRTSEDDDGNSSTPTPPSPLPPSPPPLPPSAPPPPPTSPPPPAPPSRNDKSKSGVTGSLPRRSGSHAGSSTPSTPTRT; translated from the exons ATGGCGGCCATCAACAAAAAGAAGCTCGGCTCTCTTACCATCTTATGCCTTTTCATTGCTCTGAACTCCGACTTATTCTTCTCGCAGTCTGTAGCAGAATCACATCATCTGTTCCTTGATTATATTCACCCCACAC GGCCTACCAGCGGCAGCGATCATCCTGCTACTAAGAACAGAACGAGCGAAGATGACGATGGTAACAGCTCAACACCAACTCCTCCTAGTCCTCTGCCTCCGTCTCCGCCTCCTCTTCCACCATCTGcaccacctcctcctcctacATCTCCCCCTCCTCCCGCTCCCCCATCTCGCAATGATAAAAGTAAAAGTGGAGTAACTGGAAGCCTCCCCCGCCGATCGGGTTCTCATGCTGGAAGCAGTACACCCTCTACCCCGACTAGAACCTGA